The genomic stretch CGGTCGCAGCAGCCGCCGGCCCGGCAGGACCTCGCTCACGATCACCATCAGCACACCGATCAGCAGGCACCCCGACACGTTGATCACGAACGTCGCCCACGGGAACCCGCCGGCCGGATGCGGCCACAGCAGACCAAGCCCGTACCGGGACCACGCACCGCACACACCACCAGCGGAAATCGACGCCAGCACCGGCCACGGACTCTGCCGAAGCTGGGTGCGCACGGCCGGAACATGCAGATCGACATCGGCGTCCATCGGAGCCGGCACACGCTCACTCACGAATCGATCCTCCTACCAGGGCGCACGCGGTGGTACTTCGATCCGCGGCCCCGGACCTGAGCACCGGACCAGCGGACACTGCTCGCTCTTCGTCCCCCTACGTG from Paractinoplanes brasiliensis encodes the following:
- a CDS encoding fluoride efflux transporter FluC translates to MSERVPAPMDADVDLHVPAVRTQLRQSPWPVLASISAGGVCGAWSRYGLGLLWPHPAGGFPWATFVINVSGCLLIGVLMVIVSEVLPGRRLLRPFVGVGVLGGYTTFSTYVVDAHKAVAAGVPQLGLLYLAVTVVGALLAVWAGTVTMSGLVRWRSARVGER